Sequence from the [Bacteroides] pectinophilus genome:
GTACAGGGTAATTGACGGCGTGGTGTTATGTCAGATGGGACATAAGTATTCGGCAGAATTTACTCTCCCCAAAGCTGTTATTACGGCCCTGTGTGGCTCGTTCTTCAGGGTAAGTACTCTTGGAAGCGGAATGGCTGTATCAAAGATATACTACATGAAGCGTGACGGAATTGAGATTGGTAATGGAATGGGAATCTGTTTTTTACAGACGATATTCTTTAAACTTTCAATCCTTGTTATGGGAGTTGTGGCAATTGTGTGCAGTACAGTTTCAAGAGCGGCATTTGCAAATTCAAAAATTTTTGTTATTATAGATATTGCAGCTAACGTCCTGCTTGTCGCAGCGATGGTTACAATTGCAGTCAATAAGCGGCTGACAGAATTCCTTTTCAGACTGGGGAAGAAGATATGCGCAAGGTTCCCTAAGGCAATGGCATTCCTTGAAAGGGCCGGCTATGAGGTTGACCTGCTTCAGAATGAGTCAGCTGTCACAATGAAAGATAAGAAACTGTGTATTATCCTGCTTGCGGAATCTGTACTTATGCAGGCTCTATGGTATATTACTCCGTGTATTGCAGTTATTGGGGATGGAGTAGCATTGACGGATGTATTTGCTATGATAGCAATTGCCAACATGCTTGCGGGAGTTATTCCGATGCCGTCGGGCTTTGGCTCGGTTGATGTATTCTTTGTATTAATGTATGTTCAGGCAGGTACGTCTGTTACGGCTGCACTTGCAATGGTTGTGTACCGGTTTGCAACAACGTTTGTGCCATTCTTTGCAGGAGCACCTGCAGTATTTGCATATATCAGAAGAGAACGGCATTAAGCAGCTTCAAAAGGGAGAATTACAAGGGAGGAAATGTATGCCGACATTCACCAAAAAAGCAATAGAAATCGCGCTTTTTAAATTGCTGAATGAAAAGCCGCTTTCTAAAATAACAGTAAAGGATATAGTGGAGGAGTGCGGTATTAACCGTAATTCGTTTTATTATCATTTTCAGGATATTCCGGCTTTGATAGAAGAGAGCATTATTGAGGAAACAAACAGTATTCTTGAAGATATAAGTGGAATCACCACAATGAGGGAAAGCGTCGAGAAGATAATCCGGAGACTGTATCAGAATAAGACAGCGCTTTATCATATATGGGGATCGTCTAATCACGAACAGCTTGAGATTCATCTTATGAGAATATGTGATAATTTTGCACAAAAATATGTAAATGGCTCTGAAGCATATAAAAACGAGAGTGAAGAGCACAAACAGATTATGCAGGACCTGCTGCAGTGTGAGTGCTTCGGACAGCTTGTCAAATGGTTCAACAGCGGTATGACTATCGATCTTATGGAGCATGTTGATAAGGTGGTACAGATGGCAGATAAAGGGCTATTTAGATTTGATAAATAAGTTTGTATGTGGTAAAATAATCCCAGCATGCGCAGATGCGTTATGCCGGGATTTTTCTAAATAATATTAGTTGGAGATAAATATGTCGAATAAAAAAAACAGCAGAAAGAGCAGTACAAAGAGCAGCACAATGAGATTAAGACCTGTATGGGTGGTGGTTCTCTGCATACTTGCAGTGCTTCTTGTTATACTGCTTTTCAGAGCGTGTTCAAAGACTGATGATGATACATCATCTAATGCAAGCATAAGCGTAATCGATATGAATGCTGGTGTGCAGACTATAGAAGAGACGAGGGCAGTAGAACAGACATCTGTTAAGATTGATATTCCCAGCTGCAAGGTGGTTGTCGGGGAAAAGATATATGTTACGGCAACGGTAACACCTGCTAATACAGACAGATCACTTCAGTGGAAAAGCAGCGATGACAAGGTGTTCAGGGTAAGCCAGGATGGTATTGTGGAGATTACGGGAACAGGTACGGCAGCTCTTACCGCCACAGTTGGCAATGTGTCTGATGCAATAGTTATTGAAGGCATAGAGAAGAATGATTCAAAGTCACAGATGAATCTGCCATCATATAACGAAGTAAGTTCATCGGATAATACAGATGCAGACAGCAATGCAGATAATGACGGACAGCCACAGCAAGAGACGCAGGCAGCGGCTGCCCGGCCTAAGACGACGCAGGCGGCAATGCCTTCGGTAAAGGTTGTGAGCAGAGGCTTAAGGAGTTATCAGCTTGCTGATGTACTTGGAGGATTAGGATTCCATTCCACAGGAGATAATGTATTTGTATATGGTGAGGGAGATGACTATTCAGGTGAGATTATAGTGCAGCCTGATGTATCAATCATATATATCAAGAAGAATTCGGCAGATTATGAGTCGGCAGTACAGTCAGTGCTGCAGAATCTTCTCCCTGATGAATATACACAGGCATGGAGTAATTACACATCTGCGGCGACAGACAGAACCTTTACACTTGAAGGCAGAACGGTACGAATAGTAACGGCAGGCAATGGCGGCCACTCCCAAATAGTTGTATACAATTAATGAGTGATTTGTTATAATATTGTCATATTTGACGGAGCAGCTGCATTTATTATAAGGTGCGCCATATGCACCGGATTGGATGAGTCAATTATGTTGAATGAAAGTAAGGTCAGGATGATGACCAAGATGGCTATATACGAGAAGAATGAGGGACGCAGGGAATTAAAGACTGCCAGGTATTTTAAGACTGATTATGTTTCACTTGGAGTTCTTAATACGATTATTGCAGCGACGGCAGCATATGTTCTCATTATACTTATGATAGCATTATCTAACATGCAATGGCTGACAAACAATGTCAATAATATTGATTATGCGTCTGTTGGAAGCAGATTTGCTGCATATTATATTGTCTATCTGTTGTTTTTCTCAGTGGTGAGCGCCTTTGTATATGCGCGCAGATATGACAGGTCGCGCAGGGACATAAAGAAGTTTTTTGCAAGACTGAATAAGCTTGAACATTTTTATGATAAGAACAGAAAGAATAATACAGAGCGCTGATACGCCCGGTATAAGATTGAAGATTCGGAGGATTCAATGGCTGTTTTACTTGAATTAAAAGAGAAGATTAAGAGGATTTATGGAAGATATAATATGTATATAGTGCCGGCTGCCAAGTTTCTGATTACGCTTGTTGCCATGCTGATGCTTGACAGTTCGATAGGCTATGTATCTGTACTCAAGAGTCCGCTCATAGCAATACTTATAGCAATAATATGTGCTTTCATGCCTGCAGGCTTTATGGTAGTATGCCTTTCTATGGTTCTTGTAGTGCACCTGTATTCAATATCCGCTGAATTTGCACTCGTTACGCTGTGTCTGATACTTATTATGTATCTTTTGTATTTCAGGCTTGCATCAAAGACAGGATATCTCATTGTCATAACAGCAATGCTGTGCTGCATTAAGCTTCCGTATCTTGCGCCTATAGCTCTCGGGCTTACGATAGGACTTCCGGCAGCTGTTCCTGTAGGATTCGGAACAATTATATATTACATAGTTAAGACCGCAAGTGACTATGAAGCAGCCATAACAGGACAGTCAGCATCGAATACGGTTCAGAAGTTTACATTTATTGTAGATGGATTCCTCAATAACAAAGATATGATTCTTCTTCTTTTTGTGATGGTAATAACTGTAATTGTTGTAAGCATTATCCGCAGAATGGCGATAGACAATGCATGGAATGTTGCAATTGTTGCGGGAGCGCTTCTTGAATT
This genomic interval carries:
- a CDS encoding Ig-like domain-containing protein, which produces MSNKKNSRKSSTKSSTMRLRPVWVVVLCILAVLLVILLFRACSKTDDDTSSNASISVIDMNAGVQTIEETRAVEQTSVKIDIPSCKVVVGEKIYVTATVTPANTDRSLQWKSSDDKVFRVSQDGIVEITGTGTAALTATVGNVSDAIVIEGIEKNDSKSQMNLPSYNEVSSSDNTDADSNADNDGQPQQETQAAAARPKTTQAAMPSVKVVSRGLRSYQLADVLGGLGFHSTGDNVFVYGEGDDYSGEIIVQPDVSIIYIKKNSADYESAVQSVLQNLLPDEYTQAWSNYTSAATDRTFTLEGRTVRIVTAGNGGHSQIVVYN
- a CDS encoding flippase-like domain-containing protein; the encoded protein is MNKDPGNNGKRPELTNRKTLLVYAALIVLLVFAIVMNREFFVKMTHELREMSIAGIITVCVCGILYRVIDGVVLCQMGHKYSAEFTLPKAVITALCGSFFRVSTLGSGMAVSKIYYMKRDGIEIGNGMGICFLQTIFFKLSILVMGVVAIVCSTVSRAAFANSKIFVIIDIAANVLLVAAMVTIAVNKRLTEFLFRLGKKICARFPKAMAFLERAGYEVDLLQNESAVTMKDKKLCIILLAESVLMQALWYITPCIAVIGDGVALTDVFAMIAIANMLAGVIPMPSGFGSVDVFFVLMYVQAGTSVTAALAMVVYRFATTFVPFFAGAPAVFAYIRRERH
- a CDS encoding TetR/AcrR family transcriptional regulator, giving the protein MPTFTKKAIEIALFKLLNEKPLSKITVKDIVEECGINRNSFYYHFQDIPALIEESIIEETNSILEDISGITTMRESVEKIIRRLYQNKTALYHIWGSSNHEQLEIHLMRICDNFAQKYVNGSEAYKNESEEHKQIMQDLLQCECFGQLVKWFNSGMTIDLMEHVDKVVQMADKGLFRFDK